In the genome of Flavivirga spongiicola, one region contains:
- a CDS encoding START-like domain-containing protein, whose protein sequence is MDDKVKFDIEFPIHASPQLLYQYISTPSGLSEWFSDNVNSRGELFTFIWDDSEEQAKLLSKKSGERIKFKWLNDEDDQTSYFEIRIQVDEITKDVSLMVTDFAEEDEIEEAKMLWENQISDLKQVLGSA, encoded by the coding sequence ATGGACGATAAAGTTAAATTTGATATTGAATTTCCAATACATGCATCTCCTCAATTGCTGTATCAATATATTTCGACACCTTCAGGTTTATCTGAATGGTTTTCAGACAATGTAAATTCACGTGGTGAATTATTCACTTTTATATGGGATGATAGTGAAGAACAAGCAAAATTGTTAAGTAAAAAAAGTGGAGAGCGTATTAAATTTAAGTGGTTGAATGATGAAGACGATCAAACTTCGTATTTCGAAATAAGAATTCAGGTTGATGAAATTACTAAAGATGTATCATTAATGGTCACCGATTTTGCTGAAGAAGACGAAATTGAAGAAGCTAAAATGCTTTGGGAAAATCAAATTTCTGATTTAAAGCAAGTACTTGGTTCTGCTTAA